The Lynx canadensis isolate LIC74 chromosome D1, mLynCan4.pri.v2, whole genome shotgun sequence genome has a segment encoding these proteins:
- the LOC115526287 gene encoding olfactory receptor 51V1-like, which translates to MKYPDEDIKVGSCIHEYELTGEKYLSSRITGLVSPIMNSSSFLLTGFSGLEQQYPWISIPFLTIYALVLSGNCMVLHVIRTEPSLHQPMFYFLAMLALTDLCMGLSTFHTVLGILWGFIREISLNSCIAQSYFIHGLSFMESSVLLTMAFDRYVAICNPLRYSSILTNSRIFKIGLAIVGRSFFFITPPIINLKFFHYCHSHILSHSFCLHQDLLRLACSDIRFNSYYALILVIFTLLLDAILILYSYFLILRSVLVIASQEERHKSFQTCVSHICAVLVFYIPIISLTMMHRFGKHLSPVVHVLMGNIYILFPPLMNPIIYSVKTQQIRSRMLRLFSLKIY; encoded by the exons ATGAAATATCCAGATGAAGATATCAAAGTAGGCAGCTGTATCCATGAGTATGAGCTCACAGGAGAG AAGTATCTCAGTTCCAGAATTACCGGTTTGGTAAGCCCTATCATgaattcttcctcctttcttctcactGGATTTTCTGGCCTGGAGCAGCAGTATCCCTGGATCTCCATTCCCTTTTTGACCATCTATGCCCTGGTGCTTTCGGGCAATTGCATGGTGCTGCATGTGATCCGGACAGAGCCCAGCCTGCACCAGCCCATGTTCTACTTCCTGGCCATGCTGGCCCTCACTGACCTGTGCATGGGGCTGTCCACATTCCACACGGTGCTGGGGATCCTGTGGGGGTTCATTCGAGAAATCAGCCTGAATTCCTGCATTGCCCAGTCCTATTTTATCCATGGTCTTTCCTTCATGGAGTCCTCTGTTCTCCTTACGATGGCCTTTGATAGGTATGTTGCTATTTGTAATCCACTGCGTTATTCCTCCATTCTGACTAATTCCAGGATTTTCAAAATTGGGCTCGCCATAGTAGGTAGGAGTTTCTTCTTTATTACACCCCCCATCATCAATCTGAAATTTTTCCATTACTGCCATTCCCACATCCTCTCTCACTCATTCTGCCTACACCAGGATCTTCTCCGCCTCGCTTGCTCAGACATAAGATTCAACAGCTACTATGCCCTGATACTGGTCATTTTCACACTATTGTTGGATGCTATTCTGATCCTTTACTCCTATTTCCTGATTCTTAGGTCAGTGCTGGTAATTGCCTCTCAGGAGGAGCGGCATAAATCATTTCAGACTTGTGTCTCCCACATTTGTGCTGTTCTCGTGTTCTACATCCCTATCATTAGCCTCACAATGATGCACCGTTTTGGCAAGCATCTCTCCCCTGTGGTCCATGTACTTATGGGCAACATCTACATCCTTTTTCCACCTTTGATGAACCCCATCATCTACAGTGTCAAGACCCAGCAGATTCGTAGCAGAATGCTCAGactcttttctctgaaaatatattGA
- the LOC115526286 gene encoding LOW QUALITY PROTEIN: olfactory receptor 52Z1-like (The sequence of the model RefSeq protein was modified relative to this genomic sequence to represent the inferred CDS: substituted 1 base at 1 genomic stop codon) — MAPFSYNHTHPQDMWYVLTGIPGLEDSHTWISIRICSMYILAVMGNIFLIFLIVTERHLREPMYVFLSMLALSDVLLSTATAPKMLAIFWFHSMDISFGSCVSQMFFIHFLFAVESAILLAMAFDRYVAICHPLRYITILTSSATGKIGITAVVRSFIIXPVHQLTYCGRNIIPHSYCEHMGIARLSCGNISVNIIYGLTVVLLSTGLDIVFIIMSYAMILCSVSVTFDSARFKALNTCGSHICVILMFYAPAFFSFLAHRFGGKTVPQHIYILVANLYVVVPPMLNPIIYGVKTKQIQDRVILLCSPISTHCENEE, encoded by the coding sequence ATGGCCCCTTTCTCTTACAATCACACCCATCCCCAGGATATGTGGTATGTCCTGACTGGAATCCCAGGACTGGAAGATTCTCATACCTGGATATCCATCCGTATCTGTTCTATGTACATTTTGGCTGTCATGGGCAACATCTTCTTGATCTTCCTGATTGTAACTGAGCGCCATCTCCGTGAGCCTATGTATGTCTTCCTTTCCATGCTGGCCTTATCAGATGTCCTGCTCTCCACAGCCACAGCCCCCAAGATGCTGGCCATCTTCTGGTTCCATTCCATGGATATATCCTTTGGTAGTTGTGTATCTCAGATGTTCTTCATCCATTTCCTCTTTGCGGTAGAATCTGCTATTCTCCTGGCCATGGCAtttgaccgctatgtggccatctgtcacCCACTGAGATATATCACAATCTTAACCTCCTCAGCCACTGGGAAAATTGGCATCACAGCTGTGGTCAGGAGCTTTATCATCTGACCGGTACACCAACTTACGTATTGTGGGAGAAACATCATTCCCCATTCGTACTGTGAGCACATGGGCATTGCCAGATTGTCATGTGGCAATATCAGTGTCAACATCATTTATGGCCTGACTGTGGTCCTACTGTCTACAGGACTAGACATTGTGTTCATCATTATGTCCTACGCGATGATCCTTTGCAGTGTTTCAGTTACCTTCGACTCTGCCCGATTCAAGGCCCTCAACACTTGTGGTTCCCACATCTGTGTCATCCTTATGTTCTATGCTCcagcattcttttcctttcttgcccATCGATTTGGGGGTAAAACCGTCCCTCAGCACATCTACATCCTGGTAGCCAACCTCTATGTGGTAGTGCCCCCTATGCTAAACCCCATCATTTATGGGGTGAAGACCAAACAGATTCAAGACCGAGTAATTTTGCTTTGCTCCCCCATCAGCACACATtgtgaaaatgaagaataa